One Leclercia pneumoniae genomic region harbors:
- a CDS encoding YchO/YchP family invasin, protein MAVLPRVRTLIPILLSLAGSVTAAPNTFVEQAQNPFDNNNDGLPDLGLARPTGEGEKHLAEMAKAFGEASMTDNGLTTEEQARLFAFGQVRDVVSEQVNQQIESWLQPWGNASVDLLVDQEGNFTGSHGSWFIPWQDNNRFLSYSQMGLTQQEDGLVGNAGVGQRWIAGNWLVGYNTFYDNLLDENLQRAGVGAEAWGEYLRLSANYYHPLASWRNATALEEQRMARGYDVTARAWLPFYHHLNTSVSFEQYFGDNVDLFHSGTGYHNPLAVNLGLDYTPIPLLTFTAAHKQGESGVSQNNLGLKVNYRFGVPLKKQLSASEVAASRSLRGSRYDPVERQNLPVMEFRQRKTLSVWLATPPWDLKPGETVMLKLQIRSAHGVRQLHWQGDAQALSLTSPANANDSDGWSIIMPAWDDSEGASNRWRLSVVVEDEKGQRVSSNEITLALTEPLLAAPADDPRWNLLPEE, encoded by the coding sequence ATGGCTGTGTTACCTCGCGTCAGAACCCTGATCCCGATCCTTCTTTCCCTCGCTGGAAGCGTTACTGCTGCGCCTAACACCTTCGTTGAACAGGCACAGAATCCTTTCGATAACAATAACGATGGCTTACCCGATCTCGGCCTCGCCCGTCCTACCGGTGAGGGCGAGAAACATCTGGCGGAGATGGCAAAAGCTTTTGGTGAAGCCAGCATGACCGACAACGGCCTGACAACCGAGGAGCAGGCCCGGCTGTTTGCCTTCGGCCAGGTGCGGGATGTGGTGAGCGAGCAGGTCAATCAGCAAATCGAATCCTGGCTTCAGCCCTGGGGCAACGCCAGCGTTGATCTGCTGGTAGATCAGGAGGGGAATTTCACCGGCAGCCACGGTAGCTGGTTTATCCCCTGGCAGGATAACAACCGTTTCCTGAGCTATAGCCAGATGGGTTTAACCCAGCAGGAGGACGGGCTGGTCGGTAATGCGGGGGTGGGGCAGCGTTGGATTGCCGGCAACTGGCTGGTGGGCTACAACACCTTCTATGACAATCTGCTGGATGAAAACCTGCAGCGTGCGGGCGTAGGGGCCGAGGCGTGGGGTGAATATTTGCGGCTGTCGGCCAACTACTACCACCCGCTGGCCAGCTGGCGCAACGCCACTGCGCTGGAGGAGCAGCGGATGGCGCGCGGGTACGACGTGACCGCCAGAGCCTGGCTGCCGTTCTACCATCACCTCAATACCAGCGTCAGCTTCGAACAATATTTTGGCGATAACGTCGATCTGTTTCACAGCGGTACCGGCTACCATAATCCGCTGGCGGTGAACCTGGGGCTGGATTACACCCCCATCCCGCTGTTGACCTTTACCGCAGCCCATAAACAGGGCGAGAGCGGCGTCAGTCAGAACAACCTTGGGCTGAAGGTAAATTATCGCTTTGGCGTACCGCTAAAAAAACAGCTCTCGGCCAGCGAAGTCGCCGCGAGCCGATCGCTACGCGGCAGTCGCTACGATCCGGTTGAGCGCCAGAACCTGCCGGTGATGGAGTTTCGCCAGCGTAAGACGCTCTCCGTTTGGCTGGCTACACCCCCCTGGGATCTGAAACCGGGCGAGACGGTGATGCTCAAATTGCAAATACGCAGTGCTCACGGCGTGCGTCAATTGCACTGGCAGGGAGATGCTCAGGCGCTGAGTCTGACCTCGCCGGCTAACGCGAATGACAGCGATGGCTGGAGCATCATTATGCCCGCCTGGGATGATAGCGAAGGGGCCAGTAACCGCTGGCGGTTGTCAGTGGTGGTGGAAGATGAAAAGGGGCAGCGTGTCTCCTCCAATGAGATCACGCTCGCGCTGACGGAACCGCTGCTGGCGGCGCCTGCAGATGACCCGCGCTGGAACTTGCTGCCGGAAGAGTGA
- a CDS encoding NarK family nitrate/nitrite MFS transporter — protein sequence MSHSSAPERATGAVITEWRPEDPAFWQQRGQRVASRNLWISVPCLLLAFCVWMLFSAVAVNLPKVGFNFTTDQLFMLTALPSLSGALLRVPYAFMVPVFGGRRWTAFSTGIMIIPCVWLGFAVQDTSTPFSVFVIISLLCGFAGANFASSMANISFFFPKAKQGGALGINGGLGNMGVSVMQLLAPLAISMSIFAVFGGTGVEQPDGSSLYLENAAWIWVPFLVVFTLAAWFFMNDLSASKASLSEQLPVLKRAHLWVMALLYLATFGSFIGFSAGFAMLSKTQFPEVQILHFAFFGPFIGALARSLGGMVSDRLGGTRVTLVNFVVMAIFCALLFMTLPSHGEGGSFIAFFGVFMVLFLTAGLGSASTFQMISVIFRKLTMDRVKAQGGTEEQAMREAGTDTAAALGFISAIGAIGGFFIPKAFGISLELTGSPAGAMKIFLVFYIVCVLVTWLVYGRNSNKNK from the coding sequence ATGAGTCACTCATCTGCCCCAGAGCGGGCAACAGGGGCTGTTATTACAGAATGGCGTCCGGAAGATCCGGCATTCTGGCAACAGCGCGGTCAACGTGTTGCAAGTCGTAATTTATGGATTTCCGTGCCTTGTCTGCTGCTGGCGTTCTGCGTCTGGATGCTGTTCAGTGCGGTAGCGGTTAACTTACCCAAAGTGGGGTTTAATTTTACCACCGATCAACTCTTTATGTTGACGGCCTTACCGTCGTTGTCCGGGGCGCTGCTGCGCGTTCCTTATGCCTTTATGGTGCCCGTGTTTGGTGGCCGCCGCTGGACGGCGTTTAGTACCGGCATCATGATCATTCCTTGCGTGTGGCTGGGTTTCGCGGTGCAGGACACCTCTACGCCGTTTAGCGTCTTTGTCATCATCTCTCTGCTGTGCGGCTTTGCCGGCGCAAACTTCGCGTCCAGTATGGCGAATATCAGCTTCTTCTTCCCGAAAGCCAAGCAGGGTGGTGCGCTGGGCATTAACGGTGGACTGGGGAACATGGGGGTGAGCGTGATGCAGCTGCTTGCTCCGCTGGCTATTTCCATGTCCATCTTCGCTGTCTTCGGCGGAACCGGGGTTGAGCAACCGGATGGTTCCTCTCTGTACCTCGAAAATGCTGCCTGGATCTGGGTACCCTTCCTCGTGGTCTTTACCCTGGCGGCGTGGTTCTTTATGAACGATCTGTCAGCATCGAAGGCCTCTCTGAGCGAGCAGTTACCGGTGCTGAAGCGCGCGCACCTGTGGGTGATGGCATTACTGTATCTGGCGACCTTCGGCTCCTTTATCGGTTTCTCTGCGGGTTTTGCCATGCTGTCAAAAACGCAGTTCCCGGAAGTCCAGATCCTGCACTTCGCCTTCTTTGGTCCGTTCATTGGTGCGCTGGCACGTTCTCTGGGCGGTATGGTATCTGACCGACTGGGCGGCACCCGCGTAACGCTGGTGAACTTTGTGGTGATGGCCATCTTCTGTGCGCTGCTGTTCATGACGCTGCCATCGCACGGGGAAGGGGGAAGCTTTATCGCCTTCTTCGGGGTATTTATGGTGCTGTTCCTGACCGCCGGGCTGGGAAGCGCTTCAACGTTCCAGATGATCTCAGTTATTTTCCGTAAGCTGACCATGGATCGCGTCAAAGCCCAGGGCGGCACTGAAGAGCAGGCGATGCGTGAAGCGGGTACCGACACCGCCGCGGCGCTGGGCTTTATCTCGGCGATTGGCGCGATTGGCGGCTTCTTTATCCCTAAAGCCTTTGGTATCTCCCTTGAGCTGACCGGCTCACCGGCCGGTGCCATGAAAATCTTCCTCGTTTTCTATATCGTCTGCGTCCTGGTGACCTGGCTGGTATATGGCCGTAATTCCAATAAAAATAAGTAA
- the narX gene encoding nitrate/nitrite two-component system sensor histidine kinase NarX — translation MFKRCFSPLTLVNQLVLIVLLSTAIGVTGMAISGWLVQGVQGSAHAINKAGSLRMQSYRLLAAVPLEEKDQPLLDEMEKTAFSKDLQRAAQRDGQQAQLQALQGYWHGQLAPGLKQAQSADSVAGDVATFVGRIDALVTAIDLSTEKRIERVVFLHRLMTVFMCLLLVFTIIWLRAKLLHPWRQLLAMARAVTERDFTRRANISGRNEMAMLGDALNTMSAELAESYAVLEQRVREKTAGLEQKNEILSFLWQANRRLHSRVPLCERLSPVLNGLQNLTLLHDIELRVYDVEDEENHQEFTCQSDMSCDEIGCHLCPRHLPPLTTSGTPLKWRLADNLYQYGILLATLPAGRHLSHDQQQLVDTLVEQLTATLALDRHQEKQQQLIVMEERATIARELHDSIAQSLSCMKMQVSCLQMQDEGLPESSKQLLSQIRNELNTSWVQLRELLTTFRLQLTEPGLRPALEASCQEYSARLGFPVQLDYQLPPRFVPSHQAIHLLQIAREALSNALKHSGATAVTLTVSQHENQVRLRVRDNGCGLPENAERSNHYGLIIMRDRAQSLRGDCQVRRVDTGGTEVVVTFIPEKPHLSSQGEHDD, via the coding sequence ATGTTTAAACGCTGTTTTTCGCCGCTCACCCTGGTTAATCAACTGGTGCTGATTGTGTTGCTGTCTACCGCTATAGGGGTGACCGGCATGGCGATCTCTGGCTGGCTGGTACAGGGCGTGCAAGGCAGTGCGCATGCGATAAACAAAGCCGGATCGTTGCGGATGCAGAGCTACCGGCTACTGGCGGCCGTACCGCTAGAAGAGAAAGATCAACCGCTACTCGACGAGATGGAGAAAACGGCCTTCAGCAAAGACCTGCAAAGAGCGGCACAACGCGACGGGCAACAAGCCCAGCTGCAGGCGCTGCAGGGTTACTGGCACGGCCAACTGGCACCGGGGCTTAAGCAGGCGCAAAGCGCAGACAGCGTGGCCGGCGATGTCGCGACCTTTGTCGGGCGCATCGACGCTCTGGTCACCGCCATCGATCTGAGTACGGAAAAACGCATTGAGCGGGTGGTATTCCTGCACCGGCTGATGACGGTATTTATGTGTTTGCTGCTGGTCTTTACCATCATCTGGCTGCGTGCAAAGTTGCTGCACCCCTGGCGGCAATTGCTGGCCATGGCGCGCGCCGTCACCGAGCGCGACTTTACTCGTCGCGCGAATATTAGCGGTCGTAACGAGATGGCGATGCTGGGCGATGCCCTGAATACCATGTCTGCTGAACTGGCAGAGAGCTATGCGGTGCTCGAACAGCGGGTACGCGAAAAGACCGCCGGTCTTGAACAAAAAAATGAGATCCTCTCTTTCCTCTGGCAGGCCAATCGCCGCCTGCACTCCCGGGTACCGCTGTGCGAACGTCTGTCGCCGGTACTGAATGGGTTACAGAATCTGACTTTGCTGCATGATATCGAACTGCGCGTCTACGACGTGGAGGATGAAGAGAATCATCAGGAGTTTACCTGCCAGTCGGACATGAGTTGCGACGAAATCGGCTGTCATCTCTGCCCGCGACATCTCCCTCCCCTGACCACCAGCGGCACCCCGCTTAAGTGGCGGCTGGCCGATAACCTCTATCAGTACGGGATCTTACTGGCGACGCTGCCCGCTGGCCGCCACCTCAGCCACGATCAGCAGCAACTAGTGGATACGCTGGTCGAGCAGCTGACGGCTACGCTGGCCCTCGACCGACATCAGGAGAAACAGCAGCAGCTTATCGTAATGGAAGAGCGCGCTACCATTGCGCGCGAACTGCACGACTCGATTGCCCAGTCGCTCTCCTGTATGAAGATGCAGGTGAGCTGCCTGCAGATGCAGGATGAGGGGTTGCCTGAGAGCAGCAAACAGCTGTTGAGCCAGATCCGCAACGAACTGAATACCTCCTGGGTACAGCTTCGCGAGCTGCTCACTACCTTCCGCCTGCAGCTGACTGAGCCAGGCCTGCGCCCGGCGCTGGAGGCCAGCTGCCAGGAGTATAGTGCCCGACTCGGTTTCCCGGTGCAGCTCGATTACCAGTTGCCGCCGCGCTTTGTCCCCTCCCATCAGGCGATCCATCTGCTGCAAATTGCCCGGGAAGCGTTAAGCAATGCGTTGAAACATTCCGGTGCCACGGCGGTGACGCTGACCGTGAGTCAACATGAAAATCAGGTTCGACTCCGGGTCCGCGACAACGGCTGCGGCCTGCCGGAAAATGCCGAAAGAAGTAACCACTACGGTTTAATCATTATGCGAGACCGTGCGCAGAGTCTGCGCGGGGATTGCCAGGTACGTCGGGTCGACACCGGCGGTACCGAAGTGGTGGTGACCTTTATTCCCGAAAAGCCCCATTTATCTTCTCAAGGAGAACATGATGACTAA
- a CDS encoding nitrate reductase subunit alpha, protein MSKFLDRFRYFKQKGETFADGHGQVLETNRDWEDGYRQRWQHDKVVRSTHGVNCTGSCSWKIFVKNGLVTWEVQQTDYPRTRPDLPNHEPRGCPRGASYSWYLYSANRLKYPLMRKRLMKMWREAKVQHSDPVDAWASIIEDADKAKSFKQARGRGGFVRSSWQEVNELIAASNVYTVKTYGPDRVAGFSPIPAMSMVSYASGARYLSLIGGTCLSFYDWYCDLPPASPQTWGEQTDVPESADWYNSSYILAWGSNVPQTRTPDAHFFTEVRYKGTKTVAITPDYAEIAKLCDLWLAPKQGTDAAMALAMGHVMLREFHLDKPSQYFTDYVRRYTDFPMLVMLEERDGYYAAGRMLRAADLVDALGQENNPEWKTVACNSNGELVAPNGSIGFRWGEKGKWNLEQRDGTSGEETELRLSMLGSQDEIADVGFPYFGGEGTEHFNKVELNNVLMHKLPVKRLQLADGSTALVTTVYDLTMANYGLERGLNDENCATGYEEVKAYTPAWAEQITGVPAAQITRIAREFAENADKTHGRSMIIVGAGLNHWYHLDMNYRGLINMLVFCGCVGQSGGGWAHYVGQEKLRPQTGWQPLAFALDWQRPARHMNSTSYFYNHSSQWRYETVTAQELLSPTADKSRYSGHLIDFNVRAERMGWLPSAPQLGTNPLRIADEAKKAGMSPVDYTVKSLKEGAIRFAAEQPENGKNHPRNLFIWRSNLLGSSGKGHEFMLKYLLGTDHGIQGKDLGKQGGVKPEEVEWKDNGLDGKLDLVVTLDFRLSSTCLYSDIVLPTATWYEKDDMNTSDMHPFIHPLSAAVDPAWESKSDWEIYKGIAKKFSEVCVGHLGKETDVVTLPIQHDSAAELAQPLDVKDWKKGECDLIPGVTAPHIIPVERDYPATYERFTSIGPLMEKIGNGGKGIAWNTQSEMDLLRKLNYTKAEGPAKGQPMLNTAIDAAEMILTLAPETNGQVAVKAWAALSEFTGRDHTHLALNKEDEKIRFRDIQAQPRKIISSPTWSGLEDEHVSYNAGYTNVHELIPWRTLTGRQSLYQDHQWMRDFGESLLVYRPPIDTRSVKAVMGEKSNGNPEKALNFLTPHQKWGIHSTYSDNLLMLTLGRGGPIVWMSEADAKDLGIKDNDWIEVFNSNGSLTARAVVSQRVPAGMTMMYHAQERIVNIPGSEITEQRGGIHNSVTRITPKPTHMIGGYAQLAYGFNYYGTVGSNRDEFVVVRKMKNINWLDGEGNDQVQESVK, encoded by the coding sequence ATGAGCAAATTTTTGGACCGGTTTCGCTACTTCAAACAGAAGGGCGAAACTTTTGCCGATGGGCACGGCCAGGTTCTGGAGACCAACCGGGACTGGGAAGACGGTTACCGTCAACGCTGGCAGCATGACAAAGTTGTGCGTTCTACCCACGGCGTAAACTGCACTGGCTCATGTAGCTGGAAAATTTTCGTTAAAAATGGTCTGGTGACCTGGGAAGTCCAGCAAACCGATTACCCGCGCACCCGTCCGGATCTGCCAAACCACGAGCCGCGCGGCTGCCCGCGTGGTGCCAGCTACTCTTGGTACCTCTACAGCGCTAACCGTCTGAAATACCCGCTGATGCGTAAACGCCTGATGAAAATGTGGCGTGAGGCGAAGGTTCAGCACAGCGATCCGGTTGATGCCTGGGCCTCTATTATTGAAGACGCTGACAAAGCGAAAAGCTTTAAACAGGCGCGTGGTCGCGGCGGGTTTGTTCGCTCTTCCTGGCAAGAGGTGAACGAGCTGATTGCCGCGTCTAACGTCTACACCGTGAAAACGTACGGTCCGGACCGCGTGGCTGGCTTCTCGCCGATCCCGGCGATGTCGATGGTCTCTTACGCCTCCGGCGCCCGCTACCTCTCCCTGATTGGCGGCACCTGCCTCAGCTTCTATGACTGGTACTGCGATTTACCGCCAGCGTCTCCGCAGACCTGGGGTGAGCAGACCGACGTGCCTGAATCGGCTGACTGGTATAACTCCAGCTACATCCTGGCATGGGGTTCTAACGTACCGCAGACCCGTACCCCAGATGCCCATTTCTTTACTGAAGTGCGTTACAAAGGCACCAAAACCGTTGCCATCACGCCGGACTACGCAGAAATCGCCAAACTGTGCGACCTGTGGCTGGCACCGAAGCAGGGTACCGATGCCGCGATGGCGCTGGCGATGGGCCACGTCATGCTGCGTGAATTCCACCTCGATAAACCGAGCCAGTATTTCACCGACTACGTGCGTCGTTACACCGATTTCCCGATGCTGGTGATGCTCGAAGAGCGCGATGGCTACTATGCGGCAGGCCGCATGCTGCGCGCCGCCGATCTGGTGGATGCGCTTGGTCAGGAAAATAACCCGGAGTGGAAAACCGTTGCCTGTAACAGCAATGGTGAGCTGGTTGCACCTAACGGCTCTATCGGTTTCCGCTGGGGTGAGAAGGGTAAATGGAACCTGGAGCAGCGCGACGGCACCTCCGGCGAAGAAACCGAGCTGCGTCTGAGCATGCTGGGCAGCCAGGATGAGATCGCTGACGTTGGCTTCCCGTACTTTGGCGGCGAAGGCACCGAACATTTCAATAAGGTTGAGCTGAATAACGTCCTGATGCACAAACTGCCGGTAAAACGCCTGCAGCTGGCAGATGGTTCAACTGCCCTGGTGACCACCGTTTACGACCTGACTATGGCCAACTATGGCCTGGAGCGCGGTCTGAACGATGAAAACTGTGCCACCGGCTATGAAGAAGTGAAAGCCTATACCCCGGCCTGGGCTGAACAGATCACCGGCGTACCTGCCGCGCAGATCACCCGCATTGCCCGCGAGTTTGCGGAGAACGCCGACAAAACGCACGGCCGTTCAATGATTATCGTCGGCGCGGGTCTGAACCACTGGTACCACCTCGATATGAACTATCGCGGTCTGATCAACATGCTGGTCTTCTGTGGCTGTGTCGGTCAGAGCGGCGGCGGCTGGGCACACTATGTTGGCCAGGAAAAACTGCGTCCGCAGACCGGCTGGCAGCCGCTGGCGTTTGCCCTCGACTGGCAGCGTCCGGCTCGTCATATGAATAGCACCTCCTATTTCTACAACCACTCCAGCCAGTGGCGTTACGAGACGGTCACCGCGCAGGAACTGCTGTCGCCAACGGCGGATAAATCCCGCTACAGCGGCCACCTGATCGACTTCAACGTGCGCGCTGAGCGTATGGGCTGGCTGCCGTCTGCGCCACAGTTGGGGACCAACCCGCTGCGTATCGCAGACGAGGCGAAGAAAGCGGGTATGTCGCCGGTGGATTACACCGTCAAATCCCTGAAAGAGGGCGCTATCCGCTTTGCGGCGGAACAGCCTGAAAACGGTAAAAACCACCCGCGTAACCTGTTTATCTGGCGCTCTAACCTGCTGGGCTCTTCCGGTAAAGGTCACGAGTTCATGCTGAAATACCTGCTCGGTACCGACCACGGTATCCAGGGCAAAGATCTCGGCAAGCAGGGCGGCGTGAAGCCTGAAGAGGTTGAATGGAAAGATAACGGCCTGGACGGCAAGCTGGATCTGGTGGTGACTCTGGACTTCCGTCTCTCAAGCACCTGCCTGTACTCCGATATCGTTCTGCCAACCGCGACCTGGTACGAAAAAGACGACATGAATACCTCGGATATGCATCCGTTTATTCATCCGCTGTCTGCCGCCGTTGATCCGGCATGGGAATCGAAAAGCGACTGGGAAATCTACAAAGGCATCGCGAAGAAATTCTCCGAAGTGTGCGTGGGTCACCTGGGTAAAGAGACCGACGTGGTTACGCTGCCAATCCAGCATGACTCTGCTGCCGAACTGGCGCAGCCGCTGGACGTAAAAGACTGGAAAAAAGGCGAGTGCGACCTGATCCCGGGCGTCACCGCGCCGCACATCATTCCGGTGGAACGTGACTACCCGGCAACTTACGAGCGCTTTACCTCTATCGGCCCGCTGATGGAGAAAATCGGTAACGGCGGGAAAGGGATTGCCTGGAATACCCAGAGCGAAATGGACCTGCTGCGTAAGCTCAATTACACCAAAGCAGAGGGCCCGGCCAAAGGCCAGCCAATGCTCAACACCGCGATCGATGCCGCAGAGATGATCCTCACGCTGGCACCGGAAACGAACGGTCAGGTGGCCGTGAAAGCCTGGGCTGCGCTCAGCGAGTTCACCGGTCGTGACCACACGCACCTGGCGCTGAATAAAGAAGACGAGAAAATCCGCTTCCGGGATATTCAGGCCCAGCCGCGTAAAATCATCTCCAGCCCGACCTGGTCAGGCCTGGAAGATGAGCATGTTTCTTACAACGCGGGTTACACCAACGTTCACGAGCTGATCCCATGGCGCACCCTGACCGGACGTCAGTCCCTGTATCAGGATCACCAGTGGATGCGCGACTTCGGTGAAAGCCTGCTGGTTTACCGTCCACCAATCGACACCCGTTCGGTGAAAGCGGTGATGGGTGAGAAGTCCAACGGTAACCCTGAGAAAGCGCTGAACTTCCTGACGCCGCACCAGAAATGGGGTATCCACTCCACCTACAGCGACAACCTGCTGATGCTGACGCTGGGTCGTGGTGGGCCAATTGTCTGGATGAGCGAGGCGGATGCGAAGGATCTGGGCATTAAAGATAACGACTGGATCGAAGTGTTCAACAGCAACGGTTCATTAACCGCCCGTGCGGTAGTGAGCCAGCGTGTACCGGCAGGTATGACCATGATGTACCACGCGCAGGAACGTATCGTGAACATTCCAGGCTCAGAAATTACCGAGCAGCGCGGCGGTATCCATAACTCCGTCACCCGTATTACGCCGAAGCCAACCCACATGATCGGCGGCTATGCGCAGCTGGCCTACGGCTTTAACTACTACGGTACGGTAGGGTCTAACCGCGATGAGTTTGTGGTGGTTCGTAAGATGAAGAATATTAACTGGTTAGATGGCGAAGGTAATGACCAGGTACAGGAGAGCGTAAAATGA
- the narL gene encoding two-component system response regulator NarL, producing MTNQEPATILLIDDHPMLRTGVKQLISMAQDITVVGEASNGEQGIELADALDPDLILLDLNMPGMNGLETLDKLRERSLSGRVVVFSVSNHEEDVVTALKRGADGYLLKDMEPEDLLKALQQAAAGEMVLSEALTPVLAASLRANRATSDRDVSQLTPRERDILKLIAQGLPNKMIARRLDITESTVKVHVKHMLKKMKLKSRVEAAVWVHQERIF from the coding sequence ATGACTAACCAGGAGCCAGCCACAATCCTGTTAATCGACGATCATCCGATGCTGCGCACCGGCGTGAAACAACTGATCAGCATGGCGCAGGACATTACGGTGGTCGGTGAGGCCAGCAATGGCGAGCAGGGTATTGAACTTGCCGATGCCCTCGATCCGGATCTGATCTTGCTCGATCTCAACATGCCGGGGATGAACGGTCTGGAGACGCTGGATAAGCTGCGTGAACGCTCGCTCTCAGGCCGGGTGGTGGTCTTTAGCGTCTCCAATCATGAAGAAGATGTCGTTACCGCGCTCAAGCGTGGTGCGGATGGTTATCTGCTGAAAGATATGGAGCCGGAAGATCTGCTTAAAGCGCTGCAGCAAGCTGCCGCCGGTGAAATGGTCCTGAGCGAGGCTCTCACCCCGGTGCTGGCCGCCAGCCTGCGCGCCAACCGCGCCACCTCGGATCGTGATGTCAGCCAGTTGACTCCGCGTGAGCGCGATATCCTGAAGCTGATTGCCCAGGGGTTGCCGAACAAAATGATTGCTCGTCGTCTGGATATCACCGAAAGCACGGTAAAAGTGCATGTAAAACATATGCTGAAAAAGATGAAGCTGAAATCCCGCGTTGAAGCGGCGGTATGGGTCCATCAGGAGCGTATTTTCTAA